A single genomic interval of Deinococcus misasensis DSM 22328 harbors:
- a CDS encoding peptidylprolyl isomerase yields the protein MKSKWLLCAALLTASLAACKPKEEATNTTTPPATESTEPETTETPEPTTPSVTAEQALEGFTQEKFLSEKPVRSFKEEPDRILKDNTDYVAKIVTTQGDIVLDLFEEDTPTSVNSFVWLALNRFYEGIKFHRVIEGFVVQGGDPNTLKDDRGTWGQGGPGYQFGLEVRQNLNFNEKGILGMARSQDPNSNGSQFYITLAPATNLNGQYTVFGKVIAGLDVLDKIKKYEAPAEGDPDSMKTVSIYTKGK from the coding sequence ATGAAATCCAAATGGTTGCTTTGTGCGGCTTTACTGACAGCTTCTCTTGCGGCATGCAAACCCAAGGAAGAAGCCACCAATACCACCACCCCTCCGGCCACCGAATCCACTGAACCAGAGACCACCGAGACTCCAGAGCCCACCACCCCTTCGGTGACCGCAGAGCAGGCTCTGGAAGGATTCACCCAGGAAAAGTTCTTGTCTGAGAAACCAGTGCGTTCATTCAAAGAAGAACCGGACCGCATCCTGAAAGACAACACCGATTACGTGGCCAAAATCGTGACCACCCAGGGCGACATTGTGCTGGACCTCTTTGAAGAAGACACCCCCACTTCGGTCAATTCTTTCGTGTGGCTTGCACTCAACCGGTTCTACGAAGGCATCAAATTCCACCGTGTGATTGAAGGCTTTGTGGTTCAGGGCGGAGATCCCAACACCCTGAAAGACGACCGTGGCACCTGGGGGCAGGGCGGTCCCGGTTACCAGTTCGGCCTGGAAGTGCGTCAGAACCTGAACTTCAATGAAAAAGGCATTCTGGGCATGGCCCGTTCTCAGGACCCCAACAGCAACGGAAGCCAGTTTTACATCACTCTGGCACCAGCCACCAATTTGAACGGACAGTACACGGTGTTCGGGAAAGTCATTGCAGGACTTGATGTGCTGGACAAAATCAAGAAGTATGAAGCCCCTGCTGAAGGCGATCCCGACAGCATGAAGACCGTTTCGATTTATAC